In Arthrobacter sp. UKPF54-2, the following are encoded in one genomic region:
- the pxpA gene encoding 5-oxoprolinase subunit PxpA, translated as MQTNVTPGTSPRPEGRVLLNSDMGEGLGLHEFGNDEELMRVIDVANVACGFHAGDPDVMNRTVALAAEHGVAVGSHPGLPDVVGFGRRRMVLSPDEVESIILYQTGALTAFLGKHGLSLNHIKPHGALYGMLAGDEELMQAAAGAALQYGVPFYGLAGTAHEKVCRAMGVEFVPELYVDLNYGPAGELLIQRRPVPTDPAAAAERVSRALAGEPVLAVDGTELDIPFRSICVHSDAPNSTAVASAVRAVLG; from the coding sequence ATGCAAACAAATGTGACTCCCGGCACTTCTCCCCGCCCTGAAGGGCGTGTGTTGTTGAATTCCGACATGGGTGAGGGCCTGGGCCTCCACGAGTTCGGAAACGACGAGGAACTCATGCGCGTCATCGACGTTGCCAACGTGGCGTGCGGGTTCCACGCGGGTGATCCCGACGTGATGAACCGGACCGTGGCGTTGGCCGCCGAGCACGGCGTGGCTGTCGGTTCGCACCCCGGGCTCCCCGACGTGGTGGGTTTCGGCCGCCGCCGGATGGTGCTTAGCCCTGACGAGGTCGAGTCGATCATCCTGTACCAGACCGGGGCCTTGACGGCGTTCCTGGGCAAGCACGGGCTCTCGCTGAACCACATCAAACCCCATGGCGCCCTCTACGGAATGCTGGCCGGCGACGAGGAGCTGATGCAGGCCGCCGCCGGAGCGGCGCTGCAGTACGGAGTTCCGTTCTACGGGCTCGCCGGGACCGCCCACGAAAAGGTGTGCCGGGCGATGGGCGTGGAATTCGTGCCGGAGCTCTATGTTGACCTCAACTACGGTCCTGCAGGGGAGCTGCTGATCCAGCGACGCCCGGTTCCCACTGACCCCGCAGCCGCCGCCGAACGCGTCAGCCGCGCCCTGGCCGGTGAGCCGGTACTGGCCGTTGACGGCACCGAACTGGACATTCCGTTTAGAAGTATCTGCGTGCACTCCGACGCCCCCAATTCCACTGCCGTGGCCAGCGCCGTGCGTGCGGTCCTGGGCTAG
- a CDS encoding PucR family transcriptional regulator, with protein MRISDLIDDADLNIRLRVRGAEGRLDRPITWCAPAEHMDPTPFLSVNALLLTNGMGLNVRDFRIWDAYVERLVSVPVSGLAFGLGAAHRELPEGLLQACEAHGLPLLELPPDVPFVLVMRHVERIIAAERYEELRTGWELADECTRLAADGHSLGEVLGRVAGAVNARVAVVDQNAFELVAAGTAHGHTARTTLRLPSGASEQFRLAIEGIGSDIVLQPVLGPVAAVIGMQLSYTLGSRSPLHSREAARFMEALYADHGEPSLPLRRYALESGFDPDGDWSTVLIGSSEEVAPAKLRAIAWRARVGLQATFSTVRFMEENGLTSLLLQRRQGTADLLAAVREFFLDAPEFSVIVTESASLSELPLTLQLARRQVGRPGVRRAPLADLAGIVQGLPSPGLVAMCQRLLAPLTSDRGIALRETFDAYLRHSGNSTKICDELFIHRNTLSYRLRKIQELLRLDLADGEVRATYMLALSIVAAAR; from the coding sequence GTGAGAATCTCAGACCTGATTGACGACGCCGATCTCAACATCCGGCTTCGTGTTCGGGGCGCCGAAGGCCGTCTGGACCGGCCGATCACCTGGTGTGCACCCGCCGAACATATGGACCCCACGCCTTTCCTCAGCGTCAATGCCCTGCTGCTGACCAACGGCATGGGGCTGAACGTTAGAGACTTCAGGATCTGGGACGCCTACGTGGAACGGCTGGTCTCCGTCCCCGTGTCCGGACTCGCATTTGGCCTGGGCGCCGCGCACCGCGAGCTGCCGGAGGGCCTGCTGCAGGCTTGCGAGGCGCACGGACTGCCACTGCTGGAGCTCCCGCCGGATGTGCCCTTTGTGCTGGTCATGCGCCACGTGGAGCGGATCATTGCCGCCGAGCGCTATGAGGAGCTGCGGACGGGCTGGGAGCTGGCAGACGAATGCACCCGCCTGGCGGCCGACGGACATTCCTTGGGGGAGGTGCTTGGGCGGGTGGCGGGCGCCGTCAACGCGAGGGTGGCCGTGGTCGATCAGAATGCATTCGAGCTCGTAGCCGCAGGCACCGCCCACGGCCACACCGCGCGGACCACGCTGCGCCTGCCAAGCGGCGCATCCGAGCAGTTCAGGCTGGCCATCGAGGGGATCGGTAGCGACATTGTGCTGCAGCCCGTCCTGGGCCCGGTTGCCGCAGTCATCGGCATGCAGCTGAGCTACACCCTTGGCTCGCGATCGCCCCTGCATTCCCGGGAAGCAGCGCGCTTTATGGAGGCCCTCTATGCGGATCACGGTGAGCCGTCCCTGCCGCTGCGGCGCTATGCGCTGGAGTCCGGCTTCGATCCCGACGGTGACTGGAGCACGGTACTCATCGGCAGCTCGGAGGAGGTCGCGCCCGCCAAGCTGCGTGCCATCGCATGGCGCGCCCGGGTGGGATTGCAGGCCACGTTCAGCACGGTGCGCTTCATGGAGGAAAACGGCCTCACCTCGCTGTTGCTGCAGCGCCGGCAGGGAACGGCGGACCTGCTTGCTGCCGTGCGGGAGTTCTTTCTGGACGCGCCGGAATTCTCTGTCATCGTCACCGAGTCCGCGAGCCTCAGCGAACTGCCGCTGACGCTTCAACTTGCCCGGCGCCAGGTGGGGCGGCCGGGCGTGCGTAGGGCGCCGCTGGCCGACCTCGCCGGCATAGTGCAGGGGCTGCCCAGCCCGGGGTTGGTGGCGATGTGCCAGCGACTGCTGGCCCCCTTGACCTCTGACCGCGGCATTGCGTTGAGGGAGACGTTCGACGCTTACCTCCGGCACAGCGGGAATTCCACTAAAATCTGTGACGAGCTCTTCATCCACAGGAACACGCTCAGCTACAGGCTGAGGAAGATCCAGGAGCTCCTGCGCCTTGATCTGGCCGACGGCGAGGTCCGTGCCACCTACATGCTGGCTTTGAGCATCGTCGCGGCAGCCCGCTAA
- a CDS encoding LacI family DNA-binding transcriptional regulator produces MKEITADGRTVTLKDLANELGIHPSTVSRILHSGSDVARGAASVATAERVRELARKRGYSPNPQAAGLRTRRTRLTGVIVPRLSDLVLAIMYEGIEEAAAELGYSTFVMNSRDDPEEQRRKTDTMLARRVDGLIIGDAHLDGNQLRELTERKVPFVLVNRRVPGYPSATCDDVLGGRLAADHLWSKGHRNVAVVAGEPYASTAVDRTAGFVDRWRSLGGEIPDDAVVWSRFDTSGGREATETILASGKPHPTAVFAVNDFAAIGAMGVLRSHRFTVGRDVAVVGFNDTSVAAELPIPLSSVRSPMLDIGRTAMQLLKRVLDGEPVEPVLLEPTLCIRESSAQAIPG; encoded by the coding sequence ATGAAAGAAATCACGGCCGATGGCCGCACGGTCACGCTTAAGGACCTTGCAAATGAGCTCGGCATCCACCCGTCGACCGTGTCCAGGATTCTTCATTCCGGCTCGGACGTGGCACGCGGCGCCGCGTCCGTGGCGACGGCCGAACGCGTTCGCGAGTTGGCGCGGAAGCGGGGTTACTCCCCCAACCCCCAGGCCGCCGGCCTGCGGACGCGGCGGACCCGCCTCACGGGCGTAATCGTTCCCCGGCTTTCGGACCTCGTCCTGGCCATCATGTACGAGGGCATTGAGGAGGCCGCGGCTGAGCTCGGCTACTCGACGTTCGTCATGAACTCCCGGGACGACCCGGAGGAACAGCGCCGAAAAACGGACACCATGCTGGCCCGCCGGGTGGACGGGCTGATCATTGGAGATGCGCACCTGGACGGCAACCAGCTGCGTGAGCTGACCGAGCGCAAGGTCCCTTTCGTGCTCGTGAACCGCCGCGTTCCCGGCTATCCCTCGGCCACCTGCGACGATGTCCTCGGAGGCCGACTTGCGGCGGACCATCTGTGGAGCAAAGGCCACAGGAACGTGGCCGTGGTTGCGGGTGAACCGTACGCCAGCACAGCCGTTGACCGGACGGCCGGGTTCGTGGACCGGTGGCGATCCCTGGGCGGCGAAATTCCCGACGACGCTGTGGTGTGGTCCCGATTCGACACGTCCGGCGGACGCGAAGCAACCGAAACCATCCTGGCCAGCGGGAAGCCTCATCCCACGGCCGTGTTCGCCGTTAACGACTTCGCGGCAATCGGGGCTATGGGCGTGTTGCGGTCCCATCGCTTCACCGTCGGCCGTGACGTCGCGGTGGTGGGCTTTAACGACACGTCGGTCGCCGCGGAGCTTCCCATCCCTCTTTCCTCGGTCCGCTCACCGATGCTGGATATCGGCCGGACCGCCATGCAGCTCCTGAAGCGCGTGCTGGACGGCGAACCGGTCGAACCTGTCCTGCTCGAACCGACCCTATGCATCCGGGAAAGCAGCGCTCAGGCGATCCCCGGGTGA
- a CDS encoding asparaginase codes for MTVTDTGQAHVVLLATGGTISSRGSEGGGGAVASDTGEQVFASVGGRAAYPVRVVDVFRKGSYLLTVDDMIAICARIREALTDPQVLGVVVTHGTDTMEETAYLAELTHDDARPVVFTGAQQAADSTTPDGPGNLVRAIAVAGSPAARGKGVLLAFAGTIFPAAGVRKCHTTRPEAFANPDFGTAGSVSDAGEVRLTAVRPPIEALPLPLPGDGSGSPRVDLIAAYPGADAALLRSSLQAGAAGIVLQGTGTGNANREICREVAAATAAGVVVVTSTRVEAGAVVPIYGDGGGDDLRAAGAISSGLLRPSQSLVLLSLLLRLGAPPDRIAAAFALRGRLPDPDHPEDSTSPHNSNKKPSERLIS; via the coding sequence ATGACCGTCACAGATACGGGCCAGGCACACGTGGTACTGCTGGCCACGGGCGGCACCATCTCCTCCCGCGGGTCAGAGGGGGGCGGCGGAGCGGTGGCCTCGGACACGGGAGAGCAGGTCTTTGCCAGCGTGGGCGGCCGGGCTGCCTACCCGGTTCGCGTGGTGGACGTCTTCCGGAAGGGCTCGTACCTGCTGACCGTTGACGACATGATCGCCATCTGCGCCAGGATCCGCGAGGCCCTGACGGACCCGCAGGTTCTCGGGGTAGTGGTCACGCATGGCACGGACACGATGGAGGAAACGGCGTACCTGGCGGAACTCACACATGACGATGCCAGGCCGGTCGTCTTCACCGGAGCCCAGCAGGCTGCCGACTCCACCACCCCTGATGGCCCGGGAAATCTCGTCCGTGCGATCGCCGTCGCCGGTTCCCCCGCAGCCCGGGGGAAGGGTGTTCTCCTGGCCTTTGCCGGGACCATTTTCCCTGCGGCTGGAGTGCGGAAGTGCCACACCACAAGACCCGAAGCCTTCGCTAATCCGGATTTCGGAACGGCCGGATCGGTCAGCGATGCGGGAGAAGTAAGGCTGACGGCGGTACGGCCGCCGATTGAGGCGTTGCCGTTGCCGTTGCCGGGCGACGGGTCAGGTTCGCCTCGCGTGGACCTCATAGCCGCCTACCCCGGCGCGGACGCCGCCCTGCTGCGAAGTTCCCTCCAGGCCGGTGCGGCGGGGATTGTCCTCCAAGGAACCGGAACGGGCAACGCCAACCGCGAGATCTGCCGGGAGGTCGCCGCGGCCACCGCGGCCGGCGTGGTGGTAGTGACAAGCACCCGCGTGGAGGCCGGCGCCGTCGTGCCGATCTATGGCGACGGCGGCGGCGACGATCTGCGCGCGGCGGGCGCCATATCCTCTGGGCTGCTCCGGCCCTCCCAGTCGCTGGTTCTCCTGAGCCTGCTGCTCCGCCTCGGCGCACCACCGGACCGCATCGCGGCAGCCTTCGCCCTGCGTGGCAGGTTGCCGGACCCCGACCACCCCGAAGACAGTACCTCACCACACAACTCCAACAAAAAGCCCAGTGAAAGGTTGATCTCATGA
- a CDS encoding polysaccharide deacetylase — MTKDIQVAFGVDVDAVAGMLGSYGGEDSPCDISRGLFSGEVGGPRLIRLFEKYGLPATWFVPGHSIETFPDLTRMIVDAGHEIGVHGYSHENPIAMTREQETAILDRSIELIEKVSGRRPTGYVAPWWEFSQVTNEILLERGIKYDHSLMHRDFEPYYVRVGDSWKKIDYTKDAETWMEPLVRGKETDLVEIPANWYLDDLPPMMFIKASPNSHGFVSPRDIEQMWRDQFDWVYREMDQAVFTMTIHPDVSGRPQVLLMLERLIEHINSHEGVSWLKFDQIADSFLARSPRKENQS, encoded by the coding sequence ATGACTAAGGACATCCAAGTCGCGTTCGGCGTCGACGTGGACGCCGTTGCCGGAATGCTCGGCTCCTACGGAGGCGAAGACTCTCCGTGTGACATCTCCCGCGGTCTGTTCAGCGGTGAAGTCGGCGGCCCGCGCCTCATCCGCCTCTTCGAGAAATACGGGCTGCCGGCCACCTGGTTCGTCCCGGGTCACTCGATCGAGACGTTCCCGGATCTGACGCGGATGATCGTTGACGCGGGGCACGAAATTGGCGTCCACGGGTACTCGCACGAGAACCCCATCGCAATGACGCGGGAGCAGGAGACGGCCATCCTTGATCGGTCGATCGAACTCATCGAAAAAGTCTCCGGCCGCCGCCCCACGGGGTACGTCGCTCCCTGGTGGGAATTTTCGCAGGTTACCAACGAAATCCTCCTCGAACGCGGGATCAAGTACGACCACTCTCTGATGCACCGCGACTTCGAGCCCTACTACGTCCGGGTCGGTGACAGCTGGAAGAAGATCGACTACACCAAGGACGCCGAAACCTGGATGGAGCCGCTGGTCCGCGGCAAGGAAACCGACCTGGTCGAAATTCCGGCCAACTGGTACCTCGATGACCTGCCTCCCATGATGTTCATCAAGGCGTCCCCGAATTCGCACGGCTTTGTGAGCCCCCGCGACATCGAGCAGATGTGGCGCGACCAGTTCGACTGGGTGTACCGGGAAATGGACCAGGCCGTCTTCACCATGACCATCCACCCGGACGTCTCGGGCAGGCCCCAGGTCCTCCTCATGCTCGAACGCCTCATCGAACACATCAACTCCCATGAAGGCGTCAGCTGGCTCAAGTTTGACCAGATCGCAGACTCCTTCCTCGCTCGCAGCCCCCGAAAGGAAAACCAGTCATGA
- a CDS encoding MFS transporter has translation MTIQQPAVDLTNPTPDEKRRFPVFSKRNTTTATVLALLAWTIAVFDYGLFGTLLPAMQEEFGWTATEAYAINTWIAVGTAIVCFGIGPVIDRLGRRKGMMTTIGGTAVVSGLTALIPTGIPFLSNGMLVLVRSFGGLGFSEQAVNATYMNEVYQVTEVADKRKRPGFHYSFIQGGWPLGFLLASALALAFLPSLGWRALYLMATIPAAIIVWVISKKLKETPQFELHHKLTQLEKSGQSGDAHALAHAYGVEHSSAAPLKRIWEPHLRRNTIVFSLAWIFNFFGIMIFSILGSSVLKNAKGVELSDAFWMLIVINMLAYFGYVFHGWLGDKIGRKRTIIGGWILSGLSFTIMLSPIATSPFMIILTYGAGLFFLVGPYAAIQYFMAECYPVSCRATGTAFIGAMSQPGTILGGALFTAAAASAGTGAAALWVGAAGTLFSGLLMIAAKPPAEALLEDHPHEVDA, from the coding sequence ATGACCATCCAGCAGCCCGCCGTCGACCTGACGAACCCGACACCTGACGAGAAGCGCCGTTTCCCGGTCTTCTCCAAGCGCAACACGACCACCGCCACGGTACTGGCCCTGCTGGCCTGGACCATCGCCGTTTTCGACTACGGCCTTTTCGGCACCCTCTTGCCGGCCATGCAGGAAGAGTTCGGCTGGACAGCAACCGAGGCCTACGCCATCAACACCTGGATCGCCGTCGGCACTGCCATCGTCTGCTTCGGCATCGGCCCTGTCATTGACCGGCTTGGCCGGCGCAAGGGCATGATGACCACGATCGGCGGCACCGCCGTCGTCTCCGGCCTGACGGCCCTGATTCCGACTGGCATCCCGTTCCTCAGCAACGGCATGCTCGTGCTGGTCCGGTCCTTCGGCGGCCTCGGCTTCTCGGAGCAGGCAGTCAACGCGACCTACATGAACGAGGTCTACCAGGTCACCGAGGTTGCCGATAAGCGGAAGCGTCCCGGTTTCCACTACTCCTTCATCCAGGGCGGCTGGCCGCTGGGCTTCCTGCTCGCCAGTGCCCTGGCCCTCGCTTTCCTTCCCTCCCTCGGCTGGCGCGCCCTGTACCTCATGGCGACGATTCCGGCAGCGATCATCGTGTGGGTCATTTCCAAGAAGCTCAAGGAGACTCCCCAGTTCGAACTGCACCACAAGCTGACCCAACTTGAGAAGAGCGGCCAGTCCGGGGACGCGCACGCCCTGGCCCACGCGTACGGTGTCGAACACTCGTCCGCGGCCCCGCTGAAGCGCATCTGGGAACCGCACCTGCGCCGGAACACGATCGTCTTCTCGCTGGCCTGGATCTTCAACTTTTTCGGGATCATGATCTTCAGCATCCTCGGCAGCTCCGTACTGAAGAACGCCAAGGGCGTGGAACTTTCGGATGCGTTCTGGATGCTGATTGTCATCAACATGCTGGCGTACTTCGGTTACGTCTTCCACGGATGGCTCGGTGACAAGATCGGCCGCAAGCGGACCATCATCGGCGGCTGGATTCTCTCCGGCCTGTCCTTCACCATCATGCTCAGCCCCATCGCCACCAGCCCGTTCATGATCATCCTCACCTACGGCGCCGGGCTGTTCTTCCTGGTCGGACCCTACGCCGCCATCCAGTACTTCATGGCCGAGTGCTACCCCGTCAGCTGCCGTGCCACCGGCACCGCATTCATCGGTGCCATGAGCCAGCCCGGCACCATCCTGGGCGGCGCACTGTTCACCGCAGCGGCAGCCAGTGCGGGCACCGGCGCTGCAGCCCTCTGGGTCGGTGCAGCCGGAACCCTGTTCTCCGGGCTCCTGATGATCGCTGCGAAGCCGCCGGCTGAGGCCCTGCTCGAGGACCACCCGCACGAGGTCGACGCATGA
- a CDS encoding SDR family NAD(P)-dependent oxidoreductase has translation MTADTRVAVITGAASGIGRALAVHYAKHGVRSVIGTFPGDPHDPEETLRLVKDAGGQAVIHEVDVRSTPSVDAFAERAVNEFGRLDYAVANAGVLRNSSLGEMTDERWDDMLDVDLTGVLRTLRAGSAQMTEGGAMVAVSSIAGGVYGWEEHAHYAAAKAGVLGLIRSVAAELGPRGIRANAVIPGLIETPQSLDPVNSLGPEGLQRAGRDIPWGRVGRPEEVASVIGFLTSDDAAYVTGQSVTVDGGLTIKMRA, from the coding sequence ATGACCGCGGACACGAGGGTGGCCGTGATTACCGGGGCCGCCAGCGGAATTGGCCGCGCGCTCGCCGTTCATTACGCCAAGCATGGCGTGCGGTCGGTGATCGGCACCTTCCCGGGGGATCCCCACGACCCGGAGGAAACCCTGCGCCTGGTGAAAGATGCGGGGGGCCAGGCGGTGATCCACGAAGTGGATGTCCGCAGCACTCCCTCGGTTGACGCGTTCGCCGAACGTGCGGTCAACGAATTCGGCCGGCTGGACTACGCCGTGGCGAACGCCGGAGTCCTTCGAAACTCGTCCCTCGGCGAGATGACCGACGAACGCTGGGACGACATGCTCGACGTCGACCTCACCGGCGTGTTGCGGACCCTGCGGGCGGGATCCGCGCAGATGACCGAGGGCGGGGCGATGGTTGCCGTGTCCTCAATCGCCGGCGGTGTCTACGGGTGGGAGGAGCATGCCCACTACGCGGCCGCCAAAGCCGGCGTGCTCGGGCTGATCCGCAGCGTAGCCGCAGAGCTGGGACCGCGTGGCATCCGCGCCAACGCCGTCATCCCCGGGCTCATCGAGACGCCGCAGTCCCTGGACCCAGTGAACTCGCTGGGGCCCGAGGGCCTGCAACGCGCCGGGCGGGACATTCCGTGGGGCCGGGTTGGGCGGCCCGAGGAGGTTGCCAGCGTGATCGGCTTCCTGACCTCCGATGACGCCGCCTACGTCACCGGCCAGTCGGTAACAGTCGACGGCGGCCTCACGATCAAAATGCGGGCCTGA